The following are encoded in a window of Leptodactylus fuscus isolate aLepFus1 chromosome 9, aLepFus1.hap2, whole genome shotgun sequence genomic DNA:
- the DNAI4 gene encoding dynein axonemal intermediate chain 4 — protein sequence MSGPTRSRAQKTGNSVPKMASHVKKIINLSSFVTQSRANRSVLGSRRSISLHVDSKNMDKNSVSSGKQVLPVLDEEGNDVTPRALFQAEPGAAPSKQAKLFTPPDSSAITASDFFSTMSLQQTGLTASFMGPFSRSTFGGSSMSRSSLDAESISEDMEEPGFKRDVGLSLPDFHLKQDDVSEQPKEEDLDKAIHIYLTETGTIWLLDMPAAVISSDDPQADVINLRNQTYADLCKNRAGNDRYVERMMQTFNGAPKSKEVQCERVVLEDAGVMASVWDLYDSYNAPESPSVVKPVVETTSRPESVTSSRSNTSRRTASVGSLDRGDTFSSTVTDLDRLSVIRVPDEAEPDGKEILESEKFQQDLFIMERVVVENIYQAKLAAYRQLPVIIDPEAAEDTEAGANVTSLSLDRLWSFVCEVTKGHNVSSTSWNKKNPDLLAVGYGQFGYKEQKGGLACCWSLKNTTWPERIYQCESGVTALDFSASSPNLLAVGMYNGTLAIYNVQDKDNVPVLDSSDNPNKHMCPVWQVKWIEQDSSLGEDKGEILVSICADGRISRWHIRKGLDCSDLMRLKRTGKDKLKKSSGEKEKKEAFISRQAPGMCFDFLLTDTNIYLAGTEEGHIHKCSCSYNEQFLDTYRAHKGPVYKLAWSPFCPDVFLSCSADWCIHLWRQDILQPVLTFSATTNAVHDIMWSPSSPLVFGAVNENRVEIWDLSVSTLDPIIVSSANPGVKLTSLLFAKNTNCVLIGDSDGQVSVYTLRNMSSVDASQVNALYELIETTLASQL from the exons ATGTCCGGACCGACCCGGAGCCGAGCCCAGAAGACCGGCAACAGCGT GCCGAAGATGGCGTCTCACGTCAAGAAAATTATCAACCTATCTAGTTTTGTAACACAAAGCAGAGCAAACCGTAGTGTGTTGGGAAGCAGAAGAAGTATCAGTCTCCATGTCGATAGCAAAAACATGGATAAAAATTCAGTTTCAAGTGGGAAGCAAGTGTTGCCG GTTTTGGATGAAGAAGGGAATGATGTGACCCCCCGTGCATTGTTTCAAGCAGAACCAGGAGCTGCACCCTCAAAACAGGCAAAGTTATTCACCCCGCCCGATTCATCCGCCATAACAGCATCCGACTTCTTCTCCACCATGTCCCTGCAGCAAACCGGCCTAACTGCGAGCTTCATGGGGCCGTTCTCAAG GTCAACATTCGGAGGGAGCAGCATGTCAAGATCGAGTCTGGATGCAGAATCTATTTCAGAAGATATGGAGGAGCCGGGGTTCAAGCGTGATGTCGGCCTCAGCTTACCTG ATTTCCATTTAAAGCAAGATGACGTATCAGAACAACCAAAGGAAGAAGATCTCGATAAAGCAATCCATATATACCTCACTGAGACGGGCACAATATGGCTGCTGGACATGCCGGCCGCCGTGATCTCCAGCGATGACCCACAAGCTGATGTGATCAA CTTACGGAATCAGACCTACGCGGATCTCTGCAAGAACAGAGCCGGGAACGATCGCTACGTTGAGAGGATGATGCAGACGTTTAATGGGGCACCAAAAAGTAAAGAGGTTCAGTGTGAACGAGTTGTCCTTGAAGATGCCG GTGTCATGGCTTCAGTTTGGGACTTGTACGACTCCTATAATGCTCCGGAGAGCCCATCGGTGGTAAAGCCTGTTGTGGAGACAACCAGCAGACCAGAGAGTGTTACAAGCAGCAGGTCCAACACAAGCAGGAGAACAGCATCAGTGGGCTCATTGGACagaggag ACACGTTCTCCAGCACCGTCACAGATCTAGACAGATTATCCGTTATCCGTGTTCCGGATGAAGCCGAGCCAGATGGGAAAGAAATCTTAGAATCGGAAAAGTTCCAGCAAGACCTTTTCATCATGGAGAGAGTTGTGGTAGAAAACATATATCAGGCGAAGCTTGCGGCTTATCGACAGCTGCCGGTTATTATAG ATCCGGAAGCTGCAGAAGATACGGAGGCCGGAGCCAACGTCACGTCGCTCAGCTTAGATAGATTGTGGTCTTTTGTCTGTGAGGTGACTAAAGGACACAACGTCAGCAGCACCTCATGGAACAAGAAGAACCCG GATCTTCTAGCCGTTGGCTATGGACAGTTTGGCTACAAAGAGCAGAAGGGAGGCCTGGCGTGTTGCTGGTCACTGAAGAACACGACG TGGCCAGAGAGGATTTATCAATGTGAAAGCGGAGTGACCGCCTTGGACTTCTCTGCGTCATCTCCGAACCTGCTGGCGGTGGGGATGTATAATGGCACCCTAGCAATTTACAATGTGCAGGACAAAGATAATGTCCCAGTGCTGGATAGCAG TGACAACCCGAATAAGCACATGTGTCCAGTCTGGCAGGTGAAGTGGATCGAACAGGACAGCAGCCTGGGCGAGGATAAAGGGGAGATCCTGGTGTCTATCTGTGCCGACGGCAGGATATCCAGGTGGCATATCAGGAAAGGACTGGACTGTAGTG ATCTAATGAGGTTGAAGAGGACCGGaaaagacaaactgaagaagtcAAGTGGAGAAAAGGAGAAGAAGGAAGCGTTCATCTCTCGGCAGGCTCCCGGGATGTGTTTCGATTTCCTTTTGACG GACACTAATATCTATCTTGCCGGCACAGAAGAAGGCCATATACACAAGTGTTCCTGTTCATACAACGAGCAGTTCCTGGATACGTACCGGGCACATAAG GGTCCGGTGTATAAGCTGGCATGGTCGCCGTTCTGTCCAGACGTCTTTCTCAGCTGTTCAGCCGACTGGTGCATCCATTTATGGCGTCAGGATATCTTACAGCCCGTATTAACGTTTTCTGCCACGACCAATGCCGTCCATGACATCATGTGGTCTCCAAGTTCACCGCTAGTATTCGGGGCAGTCAATGAGAATCGGGTGGAGATCTGGGACTTAAGTGTCAGCAC CTTGGACCCCATCATTGTGAGCTCCGCCAACCCCGGGGTGAAGCTTACCTCCCTGTTATTTGCCAAGAATACAAACTGTGTCCTGATAGGAGATAGTGACGGACAAGTTAGCGTGTACACACTGAGGAATATGTCAAGCGTAGACGCGTCCCAG GTGAACGCTTTATATGAGCTAATTGAAACGACTCTGGCAAGTCAGCTGTGA